The window tggaatggtgcgcagcatattgtgaatgtggaatggtgcgcagcgtagcgtgaatgtggaatggtgcatATCGtagtgtaaatgtggaatggtgagcagcgtagtgtgaatgtagaatggtgaaAAGCGtagtgtaaatgtggaatggtgcatATCGttgtgtgaatgtggaatggtgcgaatgcgtgttgaaagaggaaaaaaaaaaaagaaaaatgacgaAGTGGGAATGAGGATCTTATTGTATCTTAACTTATATGTtacggacgttacttcaaaaaagaagataattacgtcctacgcatatcatgtgtcaatctagtcatgcatgttaatcaatgacttaaactctgcttaaTCGTTGATTTTTCTGACTgacattattattcattaacaGATTTACATGAAGTTTTCTTAATCTGCGACTTGTAGTTCTGTGTTCGAGTGTGATTAAAAGAGTCTCATCGGCTCTTGACAATTAtcacttttttcttctttgtatttacttttcttttttataaaatgCCATTTAAGACCAACCAATGTTGTATAATTCGCAGGTCTTTTGACTGTCTGAGAAATAAATTAACTCGTCTCTTCGAACTCTACTTAAACGAAACCGGAACTTCAGGAAAATTTCAACTATTTCAATCAAATGGCACAAGATGTGTGAAGACTGCAATTAAGTGGCTAGAAAATCCTACATTTGAATGTGGTTTTCGAGAGAAATGTGACAACATTACtgataaatcttacagtattgtcTGTTTGAGACCCAAAAATAACTGTACTTTAATGTCCGGCTGTGAAGGACTATTTTACATACAATGGAAAGACCAGTCCGAATACCTAAGTAGTTCGAATTGGTCTAACGTTTGTGAAGAAACTGaagctaaaaaatgttttgtccaTTGTTATAAGCAAACATTTACTAGGCCTAATTTCTCAAGAAACATCTCATTGCAACGCAAATGCAGGAAGTCAATGGAAAGAAGTATTGCATTCCATGGCCATGGAAGAAATAAGGGAGAAAAcgaacaacacacacacacaattgatACAATAATTACGGCTGTCatggtttgtgtgtgtcttaTCATTATCGCCCTACTTGTGATGGTGTGCCTTCTTTACAAGTTTTTCAAGCACAGAATTGAGAAAGCCAACTCCACAGTCACCCGTGGAGCAGTGAGTCAAAGCAGCAGTGGCATGATGAACACGACTCAAAAAAATACCAATGTATCTCAAAGTACAACAAACATCTGTTTTGATGCGGAGTTCCACATTTACAATGACTGTTCAATCACGGATGACCTTCCATCAGTTGAAATAAGTGTCAGCTCTACATCTACCAACACATCCAGATACAGCGAAGGTTCTCAAATTGAGCAGGCCAAGTTGAAGAAGGCAACATGCGATAATGCAAACAAAGATATCAATGAACCAGACACGACAGAGTACAGCAGACTCCGAGACCAGACGAGGATAGCTTCAGATGATTACAATTGTCACATTCCAGACAAAAGTTTGATCTCGCCAAGAAGCTCTGATATCTACGAACAAAACAATTCTGATTATACATTGGCCAAAGATTCTCAAACGTTGGGAAAAGATACTTTGACTACAAGTCCTTATTCTTTGGTTAAACTAGTTGAGCCTTCAAATGAACCAAATTTTAGATTTAATCAAACAGATTTagctcaaaacattttgattcAACAAATCGAAAGgattacaactttttaaagtTCTGGATATtgtaataagggaaataaaaaaaaagcactgactaACAATTGTGGACAGTATAGTTAGTTGCAAATGTTTTTCCATAAACTATACCCTtatatgtatatctatctatctatctatctatctatctatctatctatcgacaCATCTAattatgtatctatctatttatttatcagtctccatgtatctatgtatatatgtatgtattttgtatcttttatctatgtatttatctatttaactatctacctatctatcttgtatataaatatctatatctatacctatatctatatctatctatctatctatctatctatctatctatctatatatatatatatatatatatatatatatatatatatatatatatatatatatatttatctatcttatttttaaacaatgaagcCTTTGTACAGAATACCTTAAATAACTAATCTGGCCTGCATTAACATATAATTTACTGGAGATGCCATTAATGCAGAAGTTCTATTAGAGATAAATACGATTGCTTCTGGTTTGGTTAAAATAAACACTACGGACCACGACTGGGACAGGTATTTATTCTCTTTGCgttaaagcttttttaaaacatcatttaaatataatacaatagagacttaattgtatttattataGAGACACATATTATGGAAATAGATGCAGTTTTAATGTCTAGACAAAATAGAAATGTAACTCTCAACCCCAGATTAATAAAAATCGTACAGCTATTtctgttaattaaaaatatatcttctACAGCGTTTTAGAAAacgtatattttggttttaagaCGAGTGAAATATACTTGTATGATTCATACATTATTTAATTCTGAATATgaattcacaaatagagaaaacaacgggataaatatatcatacagatttgatggtggcccattcaacccgaggcggcttaaagcaaaatcaaaaacaaatccagcagtaatcagagacttgctatttgctgacgactgtgccctaaatgcctgctctgaaaacgatctgtagagcatcgtcagtgacttctcaagagcatgctcagacttagccttaccatcaatacaaacaagactgaagtcttatatctacagccttaccatcaatacaaacaagactgaagtcttatatctacctgctcctgggaaagcctactcggatccaagcatcactataaatggacaggatataaacgcgtTGGACAAATTCACaaatcttggcagcacactctccagaaatggaaaaatcgattgTGAAATCGACCTGTGGCAGACTGTCTAATAATGTCTGagacagacgtggtatcaccacaaacacaaagctaggggtctatagagccgtcatcctctctacattgctctatgcctcagaaacatggacagtgtacagtaaacatgcaaagaaactgaaccacttccacatgacatgtctgagaaaaatacaaaatgtcaaatggcaagacaaaatactaGATaaagaagtccttcgaagagcgaagcatccacacaatcctgatgcagttccagctgcgatgggcaggtcacgtctacagaatggaagaccaccgcatccctaaacgactcttgtatggccaactaagcaaaggaaagcgctcgcaaggtggtcaaagaaagcgcttcagggacaccctcaaagcttttCTGAAGACGTTCAGCATAGatcccaggcacctgggagacagaggcacatgacaaagcatcatggcgtcgtgctgtgaaaactggcgcacaggttgttgaggaaaaaagaacaacgctggcagaagaaaaacgccagagaagaaaagctaggccaatgacactagctccagctggaataacctgcccagtgtgcggccgaacattccggactcaccaggtctcaccagccacatgacgaggcataaaaccccagtgcaaagccctcagccccctggatgacaaagtggtcatcatcgaaccacgatggacaaactatatatataattcttaatCCTATTAGGTATATGAAGGCACCTTCCCAggtacttaaaaataaaacaaggcaACTCGTACAGGGCTTCAGCTGGAATGGCTTGCTCGTGTGCAAATaaacattctgggctcacataggcACAAAACTACAGTATAGGGTGCATAGGGTGTACCGTGCCAACAATGGTCATCACGCTGgttaaagtaaaaatgtttgcaAACAGTTTTGGTTAACTATGTTGTGAATAAATGGCGATGTGACTATGgcactaatatttaaaaaagtaaaaaaaaaaatggaaagtaAGAAAATTTGAGGTTGAtgatagaaacaaaaacaaaaattagttaagATAGAAGAGATAAAGGGCCGGACTTAAACAACTGTAACCTATGCGGTtccagtgggccccgcactttcataggccccacgctaattctatacgtaaattattatattaaaccatTACAACGTATGTGATAGCAGGATTTTTTTAGggcctcctggaaatcttctgtaattgcaaaatatatcaACAAGTACTGGAAATcccctgaaattattaaaacgtCATGAATactcataaacaaacaaaaaaaggttacaaaagacagtttgtgtggaaacacaaactcaaaatcggcccccgaagtggtccactcaggcaggcttcaatattttcagatagaacatccgaatgaaattatatcaaagacaaatgagagataagaatgaagaaagaaggttaacagatcttgtgtagtgccccaacggtccagcagatcaaaggataggtgaaagtgaatgttaagttagatgtgaacctggcctaactagttccccttttagaccttgtggtctatagggcagataatgttcatctgtttttgtggcctacggttaacgagggtgtcatgtagccagcacaatggccgaccgcctttattttcccccaactaatgtcaggtacccattagagctgagtggactcagaggcgcccaaagattccaaagttaaaaatcccagtcttcaccaggattcgagcccaggacccccggttcggaagccaagcgctttaccgctcagccaccgcgcctcccctggcctaactgatgtatTGTAATTACTCTTATTCGAATCCCAAAATATCTacattgcaataaaaaaaaaaaagtgcaggaaaataaagtttataagattactattcgttataaattaggtctaacttataatgtatactaattagctttttctctttaataaaaacttgcataactgattttaaaaattagatttttcgcttttagaaaaaaaaagtagccgttgcatcaaaactttgaatggtctaaaatattgtgatgtccgattttcaatatcttttctagtttacgagatctaaacgggacagacggacagac of the Biomphalaria glabrata chromosome 11, xgBioGlab47.1, whole genome shotgun sequence genome contains:
- the LOC129921837 gene encoding uncharacterized protein LOC129921837 isoform X2 translates to MEPWNRIRYITYLACIVIEFTGDAISEEVLLEMNTMRFGLVKVNTSVNDWDRSFDCLRNKLTRLFELYLNETGTSGKFQLFQSNGTRCVKTAIKWLENPTFECGFREKCDNITDKSYSIVCLRPKNNCTLMSGCEGLFYIQWKDQSEYLSSSNWSNVCEETEAKKCFVHCYKQTFTRPNFSRNISLQRKCRKSMERSIAFHGHGRNKGENEQHTHTIDTIITAVMVCVCLIIIALLVMVCLLYKFFKHRIEKANSTVTRGAVSQSSSGMMNTTQKNTNVSQSTTNICFDAEFHIYNDCSITDDLPSVEISVSSTSTNTSRYSEGSQIEQAKLKKATCDNANKDINEPDTTEYSRLRDQTRIASDDYNCHIPDKSLISPRSSDIYEQNNSDYTLAKDSQTLGKDTLTTSPYSLVKLVEPSNEPNFRFNQTDLAQNILIQQIERITTF